A window of Apium graveolens cultivar Ventura chromosome 8, ASM990537v1, whole genome shotgun sequence contains these coding sequences:
- the LOC141678183 gene encoding putative inositol transporter 2, with translation MEGGIHPGTGVSAFRECFALSWQNPYVLRLAFSAGIGGFLFGYDTGVISGALLYIRDDFKAVDKKTVLQESIVSMAVAGAIIGAAVGGWLNDRYGRRSAILIADFLFFIGAIIMAAAPSPAILIVGRIFVGLGVGMASMTSPLYISEASPARVRGALVSTNGFLITGGQFLSYLINLAFTQAPGTWRWMLGIAGLPALVQFILMLSLPESPRWLYRKGREEEAEAILRKIYPAKDVDAEIQALKESVEDEIKETGDLDNVSFWTKMKTLFQTKTVRRGLIAGVGLQVFQQFVGINTVMYYSPTIVQLAGFASNQTALLLSLVTSGLNALGSIVSIYFIDKTGRKKLLVISLIGLIVSLGLLSAVFQQTTTHSPQVSKLETSHFAQYTCPDYSLSSSSGTWDCMKCLKASSPDCGFCASSSNKLFPGACLISNDTVKDLCHGDSRLWYTRGCPSKYGWLALVGLALYIIFFSPGMGTVPWIVNSEIYPLRFRGLCGGIAATANWVSNLIVAQSFLTLTQVIGTSWTFLIFGVMSVLALFFVLIYVPETKGLPIEEVEKMLESRVLQFKFWEKGPGTLKKKNTNV, from the exons ATGGAAGGAGGTATACATCCAGGAACAGGCGTTTCAGCTTTCAGGGAGTGTTTCGCACTATCATGGCAAAACCCTTATGTTCTTCGTCTTGCTTTCTCTGCTGGAATCGGTGGCTTCCTCTTTGGTTACGACACCG GAGTTATATCAGGCGCCCTTCTGTATATCCGAGATGATTTCAAGGCTGTGGATAAGAAGACTGTTCTACAG GAAAGCATTGTTAGCATGGCAGTTGCTGGAGCAATTATAGGGGCGGCTGTAGGAGGGTGGCTGAACGATCGGTATGGCAGAAGATCTGCCATCCTAATTGCTGATTTTCTATTTTTCATTGGAGCTATAATCATGGCTGCAGCTCCAAGTCCAGCTATCCTTATCGTTGGCCGTATATTTGTTGGACTGGGAGTTGGAATGGCCTCAATGACGTCTCCTCTGTACATTTCAGAGGCTTCACCAGCCAGAGTCCGCGGTGCTTTAGTTAGTACTAATGGTTTCTTGATCACCGGGGGACAGTTCTTGTCTTATCTTATTAATTTGGCTTTTACCCAG GCGCCAGGTACTTGGCGTTGGATGCTTGGTATTGCCGGACTTCCAGCATTGGTGCAGTTCATACTGATGCTATCACTTCCAGAATCACCTCGTTGGCTTTACCGCAAG GGTAGAGAAGAAGAAGCTGAGGCCATACTAAGAAAGATATATCCAGCAAAAGATGTTGACGCAGAGATTCAAGCTCTCAAAGAATCTGTTGAAGATGAAATCAAGGAAACAGGGGATCTCGATAATGTCAGTTTTTGGACCAAAATGAAGACACTTTTCCAAACCAAAACGGTGAGAAGAGGACTAATAGCTGGCGTTGGTCTTCAGGTCTTCCAGCAGTTTGTCGGCATAAACACAGTCATGTACTATAGTCCCACCATAGTTCAGTTAGCTGGTTTTGCCTCCAACCAAACTGCACTCCTGCTTTCACTCGTGACTTCAGGACTAAATGCCCTTGGATCTATAGTGAGCATATATTTCATAGACAAGACTGGAAGAAAAAAGCTTCTGGTCATCAGCTTGATTGGTCTTATAGTTTCACTCGGGCTTCTGTCGGCAGTTTTTCAGCAGACTACGACTCATTCACCTCAAGTTAGCAAGCTCGAAACGTCTCACTTTGCACAATATACTTGTCCTGACTACAGTTTATCCAGCTCTTCTGGTACCTGGGACTGTATGAAGTGTTTAAAGGCTTCATCTCCAGATTGTGGGTTTTGTGCTTCATCTAGTAACAAG TTATTTCCTGGAGCTTGTTTGATATCGAATGACACAGTGAAAGATCTATGCCATGGTGATAGCAGATTATGGTACACGAGAGGCTGTCCAAGCAAATATGGGTGGCTTGCCCTTGTTGGCCTAGCCCTGTACATCATATTTTTCTCTCCAGGAATGGGTACTGTTCCATGGATTGTCAACTCCGAAATATACCCGCTGAGGTTTAGAGGACTTTGTGGAGGTATTGCTGCCACAGCTAATTGGGTCTCTAACCTCATTGTAGCCCAATCCTTCCTAACCTTAACACAGGTTATAGGAACTTCATGGACCTTTCTCATATTTGGGGTGATGTCTGTTCTCGCATTGTTCTTTGTTCTAATCTATGTGCCAGAAACCAAGGGACTCCCCATCGAAGAGGTGGAAAAGATGTTGGAGAGCAGAGTTTTGCAGTTCAAATTCTGGGAGAAAGGGCCAGGCACATTGAAGAAGAAAAACACTAATGTCTAA